Proteins found in one Oncorhynchus tshawytscha isolate Ot180627B unplaced genomic scaffold, Otsh_v2.0 Un_scaffold_4_pilon_pilon, whole genome shotgun sequence genomic segment:
- the LOC112263758 gene encoding melanocyte-stimulating hormone receptor: MMDNTSQHNFIMHHHMELSTLTMYSENSTNNTGAREQNSTTCSLRIPQELFLTLGLISLLENILVVLAIIKNRNLHSPMYYFICCLAVSDMLVSVANVVETIVMLLTEHGLLVVTPEMLRHLDNVIDIMNCSSVVSSLSFLCTIAADRYITIFYALRYHSIMTTQRAVTIIAMVWLTSITASILFIVYHSHTAVIVCLVTFFCITLVFTAVLYMHMFILAHVHSRRIMAIYKSRRQGTSMKGAITLTILLGVFILCWGPFFLHLILILTCPTTPFCTCFFSYFNLFLILIICNSLIDPLIYAYRSQELRKTLKELLFCSCVTFRCDSILECLFPWKFT; the protein is encoded by the coding sequence ATGATGGACAACACGTCTCAACATAACTTCATCATGCACCACCACATGGAGCTGAGCACCCTCACTATGTACAGTGAGAACAGCACCAACAACACCGGCGCCAGGGAGCAGAACTCTACGACGTGTTCGCTCCGCATTCCACAGGAGCTGTTCCTGACGCTGGGCCTCATTAGTCTGTTGGAGAACATTTTAGTGGTGCTGGCCATCATCAAGAACCGCAATCTGCACTCGCCCATGTACTACTTCATATGCTGCCTGGCCGTCTCCGACATGCTGGTCAGCGTCGCCAACGTAGTGGAGACCATAGTCATGTTGCTCACCGAACACGGGCTGCTAGTGGTCACACCTGAAATGCTGCGGCACCTGGACAACGTCATCGACATCATGAACTGCAGCTCGGTGGTGTCATCACTGTCCTTCCTGTGCACCATCGCCGCGGATCGATACATCACCATCTTTTACGCGCTGCGTTACCACAGCATCATGACCACGCAGCGCGCCGTGACCATCATCGCGATGGTGTGGCTGACCAGCATTACCGCCAGCATACTTTTCATCGTCTACCACTCGCACACCGCCGTCATTGTATGCCTCGTCACCTTCTTCTGCATCACTCTTGTCTTCACCGCTGTGCTCTACATGCACATGTTCATCCTGGCGCACGTGCACTCGCGGCGCATCATGGCCATCTACAAGTCTCGCCGCCAGGGCACGAGCATGAAGGGCGCCATCACGCTCACTATCCTGCTAGGGGTCTTCATCCTCTGCTGGGGACCCTTCTTCCTCCACCTTATTCTCATCCTTACCTGCCCCACGACccccttctgcacctgcttcttCAGCTACTTCaacctcttcctcatcctcatcatctGTAACTCGCTCATCGACCCACTCATCTACGCCTATAGGAGCCAGGAGCTGCGCAAGACACTCAAGGAGCTGCTCTTCTGCTCCTGCGTCACCTTTCGATGCGATTCCATACTTGAGTGTCTATTTCCATGGAAGTTCACGTGA